A stretch of Rhizobium sp. TH2 DNA encodes these proteins:
- a CDS encoding LacI family DNA-binding transcriptional regulator — protein MAHAFLIKDIAFQAGLSTATVDRVINGRGGVRRQTAARIEAAINELRQQENAAAMSGRTYVFDIVMEAPDRFTNAVRRAFETEAAAFLPTIVRSRFHFTEQMRDADLSRLMARIRRRGSHGVVLKAPDTGVIREEVAMVRAAIPVITLVTDLPDSGRFAYAGSDNRVAGETAAYLIGSRIGSAGGTVLLTLSSSRFRGEEERERAFRRIASERYPDLAIVEISEGYGKDSATGAQVRKALETNRMIDAVYSIGGGNRAIIEAFETAGRPLPVHVAHDLDEDNLALLKAEKLSYVLHHNLNADAASVFTTFLEGRKALPKMKRPALSALVIITPFNIPA, from the coding sequence ATGGCCCACGCCTTTCTCATCAAGGACATCGCCTTCCAGGCGGGCCTGAGCACCGCAACGGTGGACCGCGTGATCAACGGGCGCGGCGGCGTGCGGCGGCAGACGGCGGCGCGCATCGAAGCGGCGATCAACGAGCTCCGGCAGCAGGAGAATGCCGCCGCAATGTCAGGCCGCACTTACGTGTTCGACATCGTGATGGAAGCGCCGGATCGTTTCACCAATGCGGTGCGTCGGGCGTTCGAGACCGAGGCTGCCGCGTTCCTGCCAACAATAGTGCGTTCGCGCTTCCATTTCACCGAACAGATGCGCGATGCCGATCTGTCACGGCTTATGGCGCGCATCCGGCGGCGCGGCAGCCACGGGGTCGTGCTGAAGGCACCGGATACCGGGGTCATCCGCGAGGAAGTCGCCATGGTTCGGGCGGCAATCCCGGTCATCACGCTGGTGACGGATCTCCCCGATTCGGGGCGCTTCGCGTATGCCGGCTCGGATAACCGGGTGGCGGGCGAGACCGCCGCGTATCTTATCGGCTCCCGGATCGGGTCGGCGGGCGGCACGGTGCTGCTGACGCTTTCATCGAGCCGCTTCCGGGGCGAGGAAGAGCGGGAGAGAGCCTTCCGTCGCATCGCGAGCGAGCGCTATCCCGATCTCGCGATAGTGGAAATCAGCGAGGGTTACGGCAAGGATTCGGCGACCGGCGCGCAGGTGCGCAAGGCGCTGGAGACCAACCGGATGATCGATGCGGTCTATTCGATCGGCGGCGGCAACCGCGCGATCATCGAGGCATTCGAGACGGCGGGACGCCCCCTTCCCGTCCATGTCGCGCACGATCTCGATGAGGATAATCTGGCGCTGCTGAAGGCGGAGAAACTGTCCTATGTGCTGCACCATAACCTGAATGCCGATGCGGCATCGGTGTTCACGACGTTCCTCGAAGGGCGCAAGGCTCTGCCGAAAATGAAAAGACCAGCGCTGTCCGCGCTGGTCATCATCACACCGTTCAACATTCCGGCCTAG
- a CDS encoding PQQ-dependent sugar dehydrogenase has protein sequence MANVHGTNKSETLDGLTDDGDIITGLGGSDIINALGGNDLISAGDGADTVFGNAGDDLIYGHSDADLSQNSSFIRAKKIADIGSGAVQTLVADGDPGFIYALAKDSGVIYRINEETGKKKEFLDIPDNRFAAGGERGVLGMAFHPDYENNGRLFVYLTKSNGDIEVREYGPKNGNPDKIVFKETVITIPHQDAGNHNGGSIVFGPDDGMLYLGVGDGGGGGDPAGNAQNLDNLLGKILRIDVDGVDLPGKNYGIPNDNPYAVSGGAPEIWASGVRNPWRMSFDPATGDLYVGDVGQNAQEEIDVIPAGTGGLNFGWNYREGDDDYDGDNEPGEPPMGLVLTDPVFTYSHNGGGGSVTGGVVYHGPAPGLEGAYVFADFITGKFYTLRMVDGEAEDAVERTDQIRGANLSNISSFGTDSDGNLLAVSLSGKIYRLTPGAAAGDGDDELHGGTGDDSLYGGVGNDSLFGDEDGDRLAGGIGNDTLEGGAGSDIFVFRTGSGHDVVTDFEIVGGDHDVLGLAGLKGIDSFRDLRRNHMSTDGDDVVIRAGGDRITLENIDASGLKAVHFDLA, from the coding sequence ATGGCCAATGTACACGGCACCAACAAATCCGAAACGCTCGACGGCCTGACTGACGATGGCGACATAATCACCGGCCTTGGCGGCAGCGATATCATCAATGCGCTCGGCGGCAACGATCTGATCTCGGCGGGCGACGGCGCCGATACTGTGTTCGGTAACGCGGGCGACGACCTGATCTATGGCCACAGCGATGCCGATCTTTCGCAGAATTCCAGTTTCATTCGGGCGAAGAAGATCGCCGACATCGGTTCCGGCGCTGTGCAGACCCTCGTGGCCGATGGGGATCCCGGCTTTATCTATGCGCTCGCCAAGGATAGCGGCGTCATCTACCGCATCAACGAGGAGACGGGAAAGAAGAAGGAATTCCTCGATATCCCTGATAACCGGTTCGCCGCCGGCGGTGAACGCGGCGTGCTCGGCATGGCCTTCCATCCGGATTACGAAAACAATGGCCGTCTCTTCGTCTACCTGACCAAATCGAATGGCGACATTGAGGTTCGGGAATACGGACCGAAGAACGGCAACCCCGACAAGATCGTGTTCAAGGAAACCGTCATCACGATTCCCCATCAGGATGCCGGCAACCACAATGGCGGCTCGATCGTCTTTGGACCGGATGACGGCATGCTCTATCTCGGCGTCGGCGACGGCGGCGGCGGCGGCGATCCCGCTGGTAATGCACAGAATCTCGACAATCTGCTCGGCAAGATCCTGCGCATCGATGTCGATGGTGTGGATCTTCCGGGCAAGAATTATGGGATTCCCAATGACAATCCCTATGCAGTAAGCGGCGGCGCGCCGGAAATATGGGCGTCGGGCGTGCGGAATCCCTGGCGCATGTCCTTCGACCCGGCTACCGGCGACCTTTATGTCGGCGATGTCGGCCAGAACGCGCAGGAGGAGATCGACGTTATCCCGGCCGGTACGGGTGGTCTGAACTTCGGCTGGAACTACCGCGAAGGCGATGACGATTACGACGGTGACAATGAGCCAGGCGAACCACCGATGGGACTCGTCTTGACCGATCCGGTCTTCACCTATTCGCACAATGGCGGCGGCGGTTCGGTGACCGGTGGGGTCGTTTATCACGGTCCGGCACCCGGCCTGGAGGGCGCCTATGTCTTCGCCGACTTCATCACGGGGAAGTTTTATACCCTGCGCATGGTCGATGGCGAGGCGGAAGACGCCGTAGAGCGCACGGATCAGATCAGAGGCGCGAATCTCTCCAACATCTCCTCATTCGGGACCGACAGCGACGGCAACCTGCTCGCCGTGAGCCTAAGCGGCAAGATCTACCGCCTCACGCCGGGTGCCGCCGCCGGCGATGGCGACGACGAACTGCACGGCGGCACGGGTGATGACAGTCTCTATGGCGGCGTCGGCAATGACAGCCTGTTCGGCGACGAGGACGGCGACCGGCTCGCGGGCGGCATCGGCAACGACACGCTTGAAGGCGGCGCCGGCAGCGATATATTCGTCTTTAGGACGGGTTCCGGCCACGATGTGGTAACTGATTTCGAGATCGTTGGAGGCGATCACGACGTGCTCGGTCTCGCGGGACTCAAGGGCATCGACAGTTTTCGCGATCTGAGGCGCAACCACATGTCCACGGATGGCGACGACGTGGTGATCAGGGCCGGCGGTGATCGCATCACGCTCGAAAATATCGACGCTTCGGGCTTGAAAGCCGTGCATTTCGACCTAGCGTGA
- a CDS encoding efflux transporter outer membrane subunit has translation MRNVVVLLAAGSILAACSTEKFVAGPEVTLTENYKYRAGLRGETIHPDTKWWANFGDRNLNALIDEALAENLSIEAARERVKAAMSTAKIANNAYLPQVDAVAAAALSGQRNKQPVVVGTQIVAIPGGVDAVPVTKRKWVTNNTSSATKGLSGSWYINPLGWKSTKEREEERIEAEREALNAARLDIIAAVADAYVNVQGLGRQIEIAKRSLEVQNETADITIAKVEAGSASTLDSTRAKANAALTSSDIPALEQARLQYINLIATLLGKTPAELDSLYTKYNAVKRPRVRFSEGIPADLLRNRPDIRQQERLLAAAVADIGVAESDLWPQLVLNGNITASRTANAGKVANWNLGPSITLPIFNRGALHAAVDLSKSGARLQYLAYRQTVIQAAREVEDAVVALRQEQMRASRLSTAVAEFTKAEQLARELNDAGTTEFSDVLDAQESLYGAQLQLAEVSKNLNINYVALCQALGGGWAGEDAETYELVVKK, from the coding sequence ATGAGAAACGTTGTTGTCCTCCTCGCCGCCGGTTCCATTCTGGCGGCCTGCTCGACCGAAAAGTTCGTCGCTGGCCCCGAGGTCACGCTGACGGAAAACTACAAATATCGCGCCGGTCTGCGCGGCGAAACGATTCATCCAGACACAAAGTGGTGGGCCAATTTCGGCGACAGGAACCTTAATGCCCTGATCGACGAAGCGCTTGCCGAGAACCTTTCCATCGAAGCCGCACGCGAGCGCGTCAAGGCAGCGATGTCTACGGCAAAGATTGCCAACAACGCCTACCTGCCGCAGGTTGATGCCGTGGCTGCAGCCGCGCTTTCAGGGCAGCGCAACAAGCAGCCTGTTGTGGTAGGAACGCAAATAGTCGCGATCCCCGGCGGCGTGGACGCCGTGCCGGTCACGAAACGCAAATGGGTTACCAACAACACATCGAGTGCCACGAAAGGTCTGTCCGGTTCCTGGTACATCAATCCGTTGGGCTGGAAAAGCACCAAGGAGCGCGAAGAAGAGCGCATCGAGGCCGAACGCGAGGCTCTGAACGCGGCCCGCCTCGATATTATAGCCGCCGTTGCCGACGCCTATGTCAACGTACAAGGCCTCGGCCGCCAGATCGAGATCGCGAAGCGCTCCCTGGAGGTCCAGAACGAGACCGCCGACATCACCATTGCGAAGGTGGAAGCTGGTTCGGCATCGACACTCGATTCGACGCGCGCCAAGGCCAATGCCGCGCTGACGTCGTCGGACATTCCGGCGCTCGAGCAAGCGCGCCTGCAGTACATCAACCTGATCGCGACGCTGCTGGGCAAGACGCCGGCCGAACTCGATTCGCTCTACACGAAGTACAACGCCGTCAAGCGCCCACGCGTCCGGTTCTCCGAGGGTATCCCGGCGGATCTGCTCCGCAACCGGCCCGATATCCGCCAGCAGGAACGCCTGCTGGCCGCTGCGGTGGCCGATATCGGCGTCGCCGAGTCCGACCTTTGGCCGCAGCTTGTCCTCAACGGCAACATCACTGCGTCGCGGACGGCGAATGCCGGAAAGGTCGCGAACTGGAATCTCGGACCCTCGATCACCCTGCCGATATTCAATCGCGGCGCTCTGCATGCGGCGGTCGATCTGTCGAAATCCGGTGCGCGTCTGCAATATCTCGCTTATCGGCAGACCGTCATACAAGCGGCTCGGGAAGTTGAGGACGCCGTTGTGGCACTCCGGCAGGAGCAGATGCGCGCTTCGCGACTCTCCACCGCGGTTGCCGAGTTCACCAAGGCCGAGCAGCTCGCCCGCGAGCTGAACGACGCCGGCACCACCGAGTTCAGCGACGTTCTCGATGCGCAGGAATCGCTCTACGGCGCCCAGCTTCAGCTGGCCGAGGTCTCCAAAAACCTCAACATCAATTATGTCGCGCTCTGCCAGGCACTCGGCGGCGGCTGGGCCGGCGAAGATGCCGAAACCTACGAGCTCGTCGTGAAGAAGTAA
- a CDS encoding MBL fold metallo-hydrolase, with protein sequence MDAMTATMRILEPYPGIYAYYDGRIEGKRLHSEGPNWVDDGAYSLGIASYAVVGDGHAIVYDTHMTIEHARAIRRHLEELGVATIQVVLSHWHTDHIAGNVVFADCEIIALKLTADTMEANRAKLETGTPPILPLVMPTRTFEESMALEIGGRRVELHHFNIHSADGCVLWLPEERILLAGDTLEDTVTYISEPEHIETHIAELERMATWPIERILPNHGDPDRIEIGGYHKTLIDANREYLERLIDPEESSRARTQPLQEFLDNDISTGAVIYFAPYETVHRENVAAVGRDNPHD encoded by the coding sequence ATGGACGCGATGACGGCGACGATGCGCATTCTTGAGCCCTATCCCGGCATCTATGCCTATTACGACGGGCGGATCGAGGGCAAACGGCTGCATTCCGAAGGCCCGAACTGGGTGGATGATGGGGCATACAGCCTCGGCATTGCGTCCTATGCTGTTGTCGGTGACGGGCACGCTATTGTCTACGATACGCATATGACGATCGAGCATGCGCGGGCGATCCGCCGGCATCTCGAAGAGCTTGGCGTTGCAACGATCCAGGTCGTGCTCAGCCACTGGCATACCGACCATATCGCCGGCAACGTGGTTTTCGCCGATTGCGAGATCATTGCTCTGAAATTGACAGCCGACACAATGGAGGCGAACCGCGCGAAGCTGGAAACAGGCACGCCGCCAATCCTACCCCTGGTGATGCCGACGCGAACCTTCGAGGAGTCGATGGCGCTGGAGATTGGCGGACGGCGGGTCGAGCTTCACCATTTCAACATCCATAGCGCCGATGGTTGCGTGTTGTGGCTGCCGGAGGAGCGAATCCTGCTTGCCGGCGATACGCTTGAGGATACGGTGACCTATATTTCGGAGCCGGAGCATATCGAAACGCACATCGCCGAACTCGAGCGGATGGCGACGTGGCCGATCGAGCGCATTCTGCCCAACCATGGCGATCCCGACCGGATCGAAATCGGCGGCTATCACAAGACGCTGATCGATGCGAACCGGGAATATCTGGAACGGCTGATCGATCCCGAGGAATCTAGCCGCGCGCGCACCCAGCCTCTCCAGGAGTTTCTCGATAACGATATCTCAACGGGCGCGGTCATCTATTTCGCGCCCTACGAGACGGTGCATCGGGAAAATGTCGCGGCGGTCGGCCGCGACAATCCCCACGATTAA
- a CDS encoding LysE family translocator: protein MTELTILAFAAVAFVGIATPGPTVLLALTNGSRHGIGRSIYGMLGAVLSDFVLIGAVALGLGALLAASEFWFSVVKWIGVGYLAFLGVMLLRSKGSLGQSLNATDAGTGSRLSLFLKSFLVAVTNPKGYLFFSAFLPQFVVPSAPQVEQYAVLAVVFASIDFLIMLAYAVLGSQAVRLLKRNGALWLDRICGGALLTLAGSLAFYRRAAS, encoded by the coding sequence ATGACCGAACTCACGATCCTCGCATTCGCTGCCGTCGCCTTCGTCGGCATTGCCACGCCGGGCCCCACCGTGCTGCTCGCGCTGACCAACGGTTCCCGCCACGGCATCGGCCGGTCGATCTATGGCATGCTCGGCGCGGTCCTCTCCGATTTCGTGCTGATCGGCGCCGTCGCTCTCGGCCTCGGCGCGTTGCTGGCGGCCTCGGAGTTCTGGTTCTCGGTGGTCAAATGGATCGGCGTTGGCTATCTCGCCTTCCTCGGCGTCATGCTGCTGCGCTCGAAGGGATCGCTGGGCCAATCATTGAATGCCACGGATGCCGGCACCGGTTCGCGCCTGTCGCTCTTCCTCAAAAGCTTCCTGGTCGCGGTCACCAATCCCAAGGGCTACCTGTTCTTCTCGGCTTTCCTGCCGCAATTCGTCGTGCCGTCGGCGCCGCAGGTCGAGCAATATGCCGTGCTCGCCGTTGTCTTCGCCTCCATCGACTTCCTGATCATGCTGGCCTACGCGGTGCTTGGCTCGCAGGCCGTGCGCCTGCTCAAGCGCAACGGCGCACTCTGGCTCGACCGCATCTGCGGTGGCGCGCTGCTGACCCTTGCCGGCTCGCTCGCCTTCTACCGCCGCGCGGCCAGTTAA
- a CDS encoding cupin domain-containing protein has product MGGKVIDRDQWADHPELWKGEFQGGAHGVDVSVVFYATDEIGGGPKLHSHPYPETFIIRLGRALFTLGDEKIEGKAGQILIAPAGMPHKFENLGPGRLETTDIHLAGAFSTDWLE; this is encoded by the coding sequence ATGGGCGGTAAGGTGATCGACAGGGATCAATGGGCCGACCATCCGGAACTCTGGAAGGGCGAATTCCAGGGCGGCGCGCATGGCGTCGATGTCTCGGTGGTTTTTTACGCCACCGACGAGATCGGCGGCGGGCCAAAGCTGCACAGCCACCCCTACCCCGAGACATTCATCATCCGGCTCGGCCGGGCGCTGTTCACACTCGGCGACGAGAAGATCGAGGGCAAGGCGGGGCAGATCCTGATCGCGCCCGCTGGCATGCCGCACAAGTTCGAGAATCTCGGACCCGGCCGGCTGGAGACGACCGATATCCATCTCGCCGGCGCGTTCTCGACCGATTGGCTGGAGTGA
- a CDS encoding polysaccharide pyruvyl transferase family protein, translating into MKFMIVNAFGRSNRGDSVLLDECIAEIRAKFPDAQIAGAVFEGIDAARAVHPTVAWSERIGNAGGGAVGRLKSLVYLFASWFSAWLPFLGALLPEKQRQTLDAIRASDVVISAPGGYIHDTNFAYFIALLHIHLGTIMGKTVILAPQSVGPIERPLSRAVARYVLGKVPFLCARESYSWDFLAHDLKLPEKTVYRTGDSAFWNSHVEDNPELIDGVYESLGVGKDAPIFGMTVVKWSFPKSKEPAVMLGRYTDAVARAADHMAEKYGLTPVIFNQVSEDLPASLEVQRKAKCQVIVDQTSREPDVLRAMIARSKVFLGTRFHSCIFSMMAGRPTFAIAYLPKTEYIMNDLKLSHRHTPIDAIDYDYLIKTISQDYENLSQAEAEIQNAVKVYQTEFTRLQDILALIGTRR; encoded by the coding sequence ATGAAATTCATGATCGTCAACGCGTTTGGCCGCTCCAACCGGGGTGACTCGGTGCTGCTTGACGAATGCATTGCCGAAATCCGCGCCAAGTTTCCGGATGCCCAGATCGCGGGCGCCGTGTTCGAGGGGATAGATGCCGCGCGCGCCGTGCATCCTACCGTTGCCTGGTCCGAAAGGATCGGCAATGCCGGCGGCGGCGCGGTCGGCCGGCTCAAATCCCTCGTCTATCTGTTTGCTTCATGGTTTAGCGCATGGCTGCCCTTCCTCGGCGCGCTGCTGCCCGAGAAGCAGCGCCAGACGCTTGATGCGATTCGCGCGAGCGACGTCGTGATCTCCGCACCCGGCGGCTATATCCACGACACCAACTTCGCCTATTTCATCGCGCTCTTGCACATCCATCTCGGCACGATCATGGGCAAGACAGTGATCCTGGCACCGCAGAGCGTTGGGCCGATCGAGCGGCCGCTGTCGCGGGCCGTGGCGCGATATGTATTGGGCAAGGTGCCGTTTCTCTGCGCCCGCGAGAGCTACAGCTGGGATTTCCTGGCGCACGATCTCAAGCTGCCGGAGAAAACCGTTTATCGCACCGGCGACAGCGCGTTCTGGAACAGCCATGTCGAGGACAATCCCGAGCTGATCGACGGCGTGTATGAAAGCCTTGGTGTGGGCAAGGATGCGCCGATCTTCGGCATGACGGTCGTCAAGTGGTCGTTCCCCAAGTCGAAAGAGCCGGCAGTCATGCTGGGTCGCTACACCGATGCCGTGGCGCGAGCGGCGGACCATATGGCCGAGAAATATGGCCTGACGCCGGTGATCTTCAATCAGGTGTCGGAAGACCTCCCGGCATCGCTCGAGGTGCAGCGCAAGGCCAAGTGCCAGGTGATCGTCGACCAGACGAGCCGCGAGCCCGATGTGCTGCGCGCCATGATCGCGCGCTCCAAGGTGTTCCTCGGCACGCGCTTCCATTCCTGCATCTTCTCGATGATGGCCGGCCGCCCGACATTCGCGATCGCCTACCTGCCGAAGACCGAATACATCATGAACGATCTCAAGCTGTCGCACCGGCACACGCCGATCGACGCCATCGATTATGACTATCTTATCAAGACGATATCTCAGGATTATGAGAATTTGAGTCAAGCCGAAGCCGAGATCCAGAATGCCGTGAAGGTGTATCAGACCGAGTTCACCCGGTTGCAGGATATCCTCGCGCTGATCGGAACCAGGCGATGA
- a CDS encoding phytanoyl-CoA dioxygenase family protein, whose amino-acid sequence MKTDNPVTARSNRVWYTESACDIDDFAQTIALTAKLSDYPHAKAIEKNVVIYDATSVLESTKTPDGRKAILAEICDIFARGPGVAVFKGAYTDTSIIDKATGVFDAVITDEKQGKVGGGDHFAKPGANDRIWNSLEKHCLADPENFAHYYANPIIALASEAWLGPHYQMTAQVNRVNPGGSAQKAHRDYHLGFQSVAEMERFPAHVHHLSPVLTLQGAVAHCDMSLESGPTLFLPFSQLYPLGYLVPNRQEFQDYFDKHHVQLPLEKGDVVFFNPSLIHAAGTNRSKDIFRMANLLQVSSAFGRAMESVGREKMSATLFPALKAMLADGRIDRASADNAIAATAEGYSFPTNLDRDPPKGGLAPKTQAALFGEALDGGWSSEEFTKQLALQSEKKLT is encoded by the coding sequence ATGAAGACCGACAATCCCGTCACCGCCCGCAGCAACCGCGTCTGGTACACCGAATCCGCCTGCGACATCGACGATTTCGCCCAGACCATCGCGCTCACGGCCAAGCTCTCCGACTACCCGCACGCCAAGGCGATCGAGAAGAACGTCGTCATCTACGACGCGACTTCCGTCCTCGAATCGACGAAGACGCCTGACGGCCGCAAGGCAATTCTCGCCGAAATCTGCGACATCTTCGCCCGCGGCCCCGGCGTCGCGGTGTTCAAGGGCGCCTATACCGACACATCTATTATCGACAAGGCGACCGGTGTTTTCGACGCCGTGATCACCGACGAGAAGCAGGGCAAGGTCGGCGGCGGCGACCATTTCGCCAAGCCCGGCGCCAATGACCGCATCTGGAACTCGCTGGAAAAGCACTGCCTCGCCGACCCCGAGAATTTTGCGCACTACTACGCCAATCCGATCATTGCGCTCGCTTCCGAAGCATGGCTCGGCCCGCACTACCAGATGACTGCGCAGGTCAACCGCGTCAATCCGGGTGGCTCTGCCCAGAAGGCCCATCGCGACTACCACCTCGGTTTCCAGTCCGTCGCCGAGATGGAGCGTTTCCCTGCCCACGTCCATCACCTCTCGCCGGTGCTGACGCTGCAGGGCGCAGTCGCCCATTGCGACATGTCGCTCGAAAGCGGCCCGACGCTCTTCCTGCCTTTCAGCCAGCTCTATCCGCTCGGCTACCTCGTTCCCAACCGGCAGGAATTCCAGGATTATTTCGATAAGCACCACGTCCAGTTGCCGCTCGAAAAGGGCGACGTCGTTTTCTTCAACCCCTCGCTGATCCATGCCGCCGGAACCAACCGCTCGAAGGACATTTTCCGCATGGCGAACCTGCTGCAGGTGTCATCCGCCTTTGGTCGCGCCATGGAATCGGTCGGCCGCGAGAAGATGAGCGCGACGCTTTTCCCGGCGCTGAAAGCCATGCTGGCCGATGGCCGCATCGACCGCGCGAGCGCCGACAACGCCATCGCAGCGACCGCCGAGGGCTATTCCTTCCCCACCAACCTCGACCGCGATCCTCCCAAGGGCGGCCTGGCTCCCAAGACCCAGGCCGCACTCTTCGGCGAGGCGCTCGACGGCGGCTGGTCGTCGGAGGAATTCACGAAACAGCTTGCGCTGCAGTCCGAAAAGAAGCTGACCTGA
- a CDS encoding SDR family oxidoreductase — translation MSENAARLEGKIAVVTGGTQGLGATIARTFAERGAKGIVICGRTAAKGEAKAREISEVTGAKVVYQQADLENVDDVRAVIARADQEFGRVDALVNAAAITDRGTILDTSPELFDRMFAANVRAPFFLMQEAIKIMRRETIEGTIVNIGSMSAKAGQPFIAAYCASKGALETLTKNTAYALLRNRIRVNGLNIGWMASEGEDRIQREFHNAPADWLEKAAASQPFGRLVDPAEVARACVYLSSSESGLMTGSVICFDQSIWGAYDGSPHPVAAM, via the coding sequence ATGTCCGAGAATGCAGCCCGTCTTGAAGGCAAGATCGCCGTCGTCACCGGAGGAACGCAAGGGTTGGGCGCCACCATCGCCCGAACATTCGCCGAGCGCGGCGCCAAGGGCATCGTCATCTGCGGCCGCACCGCCGCCAAGGGTGAGGCCAAGGCCAGGGAGATTTCCGAAGTCACCGGCGCCAAGGTCGTTTACCAGCAGGCCGATCTTGAAAATGTCGATGACGTCCGCGCCGTCATCGCCCGCGCCGACCAGGAGTTCGGCCGCGTCGACGCTTTGGTCAATGCCGCCGCCATCACCGATCGCGGCACCATCCTCGATACCAGCCCGGAACTCTTCGACCGCATGTTCGCGGCCAATGTCCGCGCGCCTTTTTTCCTGATGCAGGAGGCGATCAAGATCATGCGCCGCGAGACGATCGAAGGCACGATCGTCAATATCGGCTCGATGTCGGCCAAAGCCGGCCAGCCCTTCATCGCCGCCTACTGCGCTTCAAAAGGCGCGCTCGAAACGCTGACCAAGAACACGGCCTACGCGCTGCTCCGCAACCGCATCCGCGTCAACGGCCTCAACATCGGCTGGATGGCATCGGAAGGCGAGGACCGCATCCAGCGCGAATTCCACAATGCTCCCGCCGACTGGCTGGAAAAGGCCGCCGCCAGCCAGCCCTTCGGCCGCCTCGTCGACCCCGCCGAAGTCGCCCGCGCCTGCGTCTATCTCTCGTCCTCGGAATCGGGCCTAATGACCGGCTCGGTCATCTGCTTCGATCAGTCGATCTGGGGGGCCTACGACGGCTCGCCGCATCCCGTGGCGGCGATGTAG
- a CDS encoding WcaI family glycosyltransferase: MTSQPWTAEKADTDDRSIAGKKVLLYGMNFAPEITGVGKYTGEIADYLTGQKANVTVVTTPPHYPGWSVREGYKNNYSTERKNGVNIFRVPLFLKENMGGIWRLIAPVSFAATSAPVVLYHILRHRPQIVICVEPTLFAAPLAILAAKAVGARTVLHVQDLEVDAAFAVGHIKSLNFLKKAAYAFEKYTLKGFDRIITISERMAEKLAQKTGKPSQVAIVRNWVDLEHIYPLGRSSAYRQELGYADDDFIVLYSGNIGAKQGLDTLLEAAMRIESQKKIKFVIAGEGPAKRALVEKYGTLSNVSFLPFQPYEKFNEFMNLANLHALPQDRGAADLVLPSKLGGMLASGAPVVVTADEGTELANFLGDSAIITPPGDADALSKAIVNASKGDREEWKDRRADLSRRLSKRDGCISFINAVTG; encoded by the coding sequence ATGACTTCGCAACCGTGGACCGCCGAAAAAGCTGACACCGACGATCGCAGTATCGCGGGGAAAAAGGTTCTCCTTTACGGCATGAATTTCGCGCCCGAGATCACCGGCGTCGGCAAATATACCGGCGAGATCGCCGACTACCTGACCGGCCAGAAGGCCAATGTCACCGTGGTCACCACGCCTCCTCACTATCCGGGCTGGAGCGTGCGCGAGGGCTACAAGAACAATTATTCCACCGAGCGCAAGAACGGCGTGAACATCTTCCGCGTTCCGCTGTTCCTCAAGGAGAATATGGGCGGCATCTGGCGCCTTATCGCGCCGGTAAGCTTTGCAGCCACCTCCGCACCCGTCGTGCTCTACCACATCCTGCGCCATCGCCCGCAGATCGTCATCTGCGTCGAGCCGACGCTGTTTGCCGCGCCGCTTGCCATCCTCGCCGCCAAGGCGGTGGGCGCGCGTACCGTGCTGCATGTCCAGGATCTCGAAGTCGATGCGGCTTTCGCCGTCGGCCACATCAAGTCGCTGAATTTTCTCAAGAAAGCAGCCTACGCATTCGAGAAGTACACGCTCAAGGGTTTTGACCGCATCATCACCATTTCCGAGCGCATGGCCGAGAAGCTGGCGCAGAAGACCGGCAAGCCCTCGCAGGTGGCCATCGTCCGCAACTGGGTCGATCTCGAGCATATCTATCCGCTCGGCCGCTCCTCGGCTTATCGCCAGGAACTCGGCTATGCCGACGACGATTTCATCGTGCTCTATTCCGGCAATATCGGCGCCAAGCAGGGCCTCGACACGCTGCTCGAAGCGGCCATGCGGATCGAAAGCCAGAAGAAGATCAAGTTCGTGATCGCCGGCGAAGGCCCGGCCAAGCGCGCCCTCGTTGAGAAATACGGCACACTGTCGAATGTCAGCTTCCTGCCGTTCCAGCCGTATGAGAAGTTCAACGAATTCATGAACCTCGCAAACCTGCATGCGCTGCCGCAGGACCGCGGTGCTGCCGACCTCGTGCTGCCTTCCAAGCTCGGCGGCATGCTGGCCTCCGGTGCACCCGTGGTGGTGACGGCCGATGAAGGCACCGAGCTCGCGAATTTCCTCGGCGACAGCGCGATCATCACCCCGCCGGGCGATGCGGACGCGCTCTCGAAGGCGATCGTCAACGCTTCCAAGGGTGACCGCGAGGAGTGGAAGGACCGGCGTGCCGACCTTTCGCGCCGCCTCTCGAAGCGCGACGGCTGCATTTCCTTCATCAACGCCGTCACCGGATGA